The following coding sequences are from one Chanos chanos chromosome 12, fChaCha1.1, whole genome shotgun sequence window:
- the dus3l gene encoding tRNA-dihydrouridine(47) synthase [NAD(P)(+)]-like: MMETTAESSENHPVVQETEKGTAAIKTQYLTTKEQFHAYLDSSGQGQRDDRVHKDEAKDGASGAEESCVDEPEKKKMKLDDVHTEDGKQDKKKMRGQNKSRPHMKPQSYDNKRLCPSISQERENKCFYGDKCKFVHDLSEYMASKPADVGEECYIFNTFGKCPYGVTCRFSKAHIGPDFKNLVNEELVKKNAERIAVKNSLDKDLQKRLRKRQVTFKASEEYLKTIGKAQNKADNGKNAVATKQITDGCAAEEQSECCLKDDVVGDIQETKDCKSQQAPVKTIGPLTDVDLIKLRPCEKKQVDFRDKLYLAPLTTCGNLPFRRICKRFGADITCGEMAMCTNLLQGQSSEWALLKRHESEDIFGVQLEGCFPDSMTRCAELLNRNIEVDFVDINSGCPIDLVYKKGGGCGLMTRTNKFEQIVRGMNTVLDVPLTVKIRTGVQEKANIAHKLIPEMKKWGVSLITLHGRSREQRYTKLADWDYIDTCSKLASPIPLFGNGDILSYEDAMKARETGVSGVMLARGALIKPWIFTEIKEQRHWDISSSERLDILKDFTHFGLEHWGSDTQGLEKTRTFLLEWLSFMCRYIPVGLLERVPQKINERPPYYMGRDYLESLMASQHVGDWVKISEMLLGPVPQNFSFLPKHKANAYK; the protein is encoded by the exons ATGATGGAGACAACTGCAGAGAGTTCCGAAAACCACCCTGTAGTGCAGGAGACTGAAAAGGGGACTGCCGCCATCAAGACACA GTACCTGACAACCAAAGAACAGTTCCATGCATATTTGGATTCTAGTGGGCAGGGTCAGAGAGATGACCGTGTTCACAAAGACGAAGCCAAGGATGGCGCCAGTGGTGCAGAAGAGAGTTGTGTCGATgaaccagaaaagaaaaaaatgaaattagatgaTGTACATACTGAGGATGGGaaacaggacaaaaagaaaatgagaggcCAGAACAAGTCTAGGCCACACATGAAACCACAAAGTTATGATAACAAGAGGCTTTGTCCCTCGATATCTCAG GAAcgtgaaaacaaatgtttttatgGAGACAAATGTAAGTTCGTCCATGACCTATCTGAGTACATGGCCTCAAAGCCAGCAGATGTTGGAGAGGAGTGCTACATTTTTAACACTTTTGGCAAGTGCCCTTATGGTGTGACTTGCAGATTTTCAAAGGCACACATAGGTCCTGACTTTAAGAACCTGGTGAATGAGGAACTTGTGaagaaaaatgcagagagaattGCTGTGAAGAACAGCCTTGACAAGGACTTGCAGAAGCGTCTTCGGAAGAGGCAAGTGACCTTCAAAGCCTCTGAAGAATACTTGAAGACCATTGGCAAAGCGCAGAATAAAGCAGACAATGGGAAGAATGCTGTCGCCACAAAGCAGATCACAGATGGTTGTGCAGCTGAGGAGCAAAGTGAATGTTGCCTCAAAGATGATGTTGTGGGAGACATTCAGGAAACAAAG GATTGCAAATCACAGCAAGCTCCTGTGAAGACCATAGGGCCATTAACTGATGTTGATCTCATCAAATTACGCCCTTGTGAGAAGAAGCAG GTGGATTTCAGAGACAAGCTTTACTTGGCCCCTCTAACAACT TGTGGAAATCTCCCATTCCGTCGCATATGTAAGCGTTTCGGTGCTGATATCACTTGCGGTGAGATGGCTATGTGCACCAATCTTCTGCAAGGCCAGTCGTCAGAATGGGCTCTCCTCAAAAGACATGAGAGCGAGGACATTTTCGGTGTGCAG CTAGAGGGATGCTTTCCTGACAGCATGACCAGATGCGCAGAACTGCTTAATAGGAACATTGAGGTGGATTTTGTGGATATCAATTCTGGCTGTCCCATTGATCTTGTGTATAAGAAG gGTGGGGGCTGTGGTCTGATGACACGCACCAACAAATTTGAACAAATTGTCAGAGGAATGAACACA GTCCTTGATGTCCCTCTAACTGTCAAAATCCGTACAGGAGTTCAGGAAAAGGCAAACATTGCCCACAAACTCATTCCTGAAATGAAGAAGTGGGGGGTGTCACTCATCACA tTGCATGGCAGATCCCGGGAGCAGCGTTACACAAAGTTGGCTGACTGGGACTACATAGATACTTGTTCCAAACTGGCCAGTCCGATCCCCCTATTTG GTAATGGAGACATTCTATCCTATGAGGATGCGATGAAAGCAAGGGAGACTGGGGTGTCTGGTGTGATGCTGGCTAG AGGAGCTCTGATCAAACCTTGGATCTTCACCGAGATAAAGGAGCAGAGACACTGGGACATATCATCCAGTGAGCGCCTGGATATACTAAAGGATTTCACACATTTTGGATTGGAGCACTGGGGTTCAGACACTCAGGGTCTGGAGAAGACCAGGACCTTCCTCTTGGAGTGGCTTTCATTCATGTGCAG ATACATCCCAGTTGGTCTGCTGGAACGAGTACCTCAAAAGATCAATGAACGTCCTCCGTATTATATGGGTCGAGATTACCTCGAGTCCCTCATGGCTAGTCAGCATGTAGGAGACTGGGTCAAAATCAG cgaAATGTTACTTGGACCTGTGCCCCAAAACTTCAGTTTTCTTCCTAAACACAAAGCCAATGCTTACAAGTGA